One genomic region from Thalassotalea sp. PS06 encodes:
- the hrpB gene encoding ATP-dependent helicase HrpB has product MTFDSRQNALTELPIDSIKSDFIAALKSHNTILLSAPPGAGKSTQLPLWLLQHGQNQPSDSIQLDGTIIMLQPRRLAAKSVAMRLAKQLGESVGESVGYRIRNESKVGENTRLQVVTEGVLARMLQHDPELEGVAMVIFDEFHERNLHADLAFALSRDSQQALRDDLIMLIMSATLDLQDLQHALPDAITLSSPGRSYPVDIEYQPIKPGFDFRQHALAVTKNALLSQTGSILVFLPGAADIRFLQTHLEEFVGSQKLDAVEVLPLYGDLSMQAQQDAIKTPKQGHRKVVLATNIAETSITIDGISLVIDSGLANMASFNQDTLTNELRRQPIAKSSAIQRSGRAGRTGPGKAIRLYGNEEFARRPEQGKPDILQLDLLPATIEVAAWGASEFKQLAFLDCPDDITESRNWHILEQLDIVSAKHQLTAHGKAVSKFAAHPRFAHMLLRARDIEDTQGVDNLSDLACLVAALLEERDLLQYNPEFYESDLALRIHQLLSSQNSGSGKNHNKGIKQRILTQAKQLARQLNIGSLALVEHKLPLDYLGLLIAFAYPERIAGRRAQGQGYLCVNGKGAKLHPQDKFSNQAFIAIANLHAKGMEIRLSAPISLMQLQLHFKEHINTRVTLEFDEQRQKITAQRQVCIEHLVLEREDAPDLISADTLVDMWCEYIRKKGLALLNFSDSALELLARSRWLTHQPLLNDSIKLPDWSETALSETLSEWLGPYLHDIRSLKGLKALNLTDILFNSLSYEQQSGLQEWAPQYYSSPTGNRRRLHYTIDQPPKVSLPMQEVYGLCASPTVANGKIAVTLELLSPAGRPIQVTQDLAGFWQGSYREVQKEMKGRYPKHFWPDDPANAPATNKTKKRMQDER; this is encoded by the coding sequence TTGACCTTTGATTCTCGCCAAAACGCCTTAACCGAATTACCGATAGATTCGATTAAATCGGATTTTATCGCCGCCCTTAAAAGCCACAACACCATTTTATTAAGTGCACCACCCGGCGCCGGTAAATCGACACAGTTGCCGTTATGGCTTCTGCAACACGGGCAAAACCAGCCGAGTGATTCGATTCAACTCGATGGCACTATCATTATGCTGCAACCGCGCAGGCTAGCGGCAAAATCAGTCGCTATGCGACTTGCCAAACAGCTCGGTGAATCGGTTGGTGAAAGTGTAGGTTATCGAATTCGCAATGAATCCAAAGTCGGGGAAAACACTCGGTTGCAAGTGGTAACGGAAGGGGTTTTAGCGCGCATGTTACAACATGACCCAGAACTTGAAGGGGTCGCCATGGTGATATTCGATGAATTCCATGAGCGTAATCTGCATGCGGATTTGGCATTTGCATTAAGCCGCGACAGCCAACAAGCACTCCGGGATGATCTAATCATGCTGATCATGTCAGCAACCCTGGATTTACAGGATCTGCAACACGCATTGCCAGACGCCATCACCTTAAGTAGCCCGGGTAGAAGCTATCCCGTTGACATCGAATATCAACCGATAAAGCCAGGGTTCGATTTTCGTCAACATGCACTGGCTGTCACTAAGAATGCCTTGTTATCACAAACCGGTTCTATTCTGGTGTTCCTGCCGGGCGCTGCGGATATCCGTTTTTTGCAGACACATCTCGAAGAATTTGTAGGCAGTCAAAAGTTAGACGCAGTTGAGGTTTTGCCCCTGTATGGAGACTTATCTATGCAGGCGCAACAAGATGCAATTAAAACGCCCAAACAAGGGCATCGAAAAGTCGTGCTGGCGACAAATATTGCTGAAACTTCGATTACAATCGACGGTATCTCTCTGGTCATAGATTCAGGGCTGGCGAATATGGCTAGCTTTAATCAGGATACTCTGACGAACGAACTTAGGCGCCAACCAATAGCTAAATCTTCAGCAATTCAACGTAGCGGTCGTGCCGGTCGTACAGGCCCAGGTAAAGCGATTCGCCTTTATGGCAACGAAGAGTTTGCTCGTCGCCCAGAGCAGGGTAAGCCCGATATTCTGCAGTTGGATTTATTGCCGGCAACTATTGAGGTTGCCGCCTGGGGCGCCAGTGAATTCAAGCAACTGGCTTTTCTTGACTGTCCAGATGACATCACCGAGTCTCGAAACTGGCATATTCTGGAGCAGCTGGATATCGTCTCAGCGAAACACCAGTTAACCGCTCACGGAAAAGCCGTGAGTAAGTTTGCGGCACATCCTCGCTTCGCTCATATGTTGCTGCGTGCTCGGGATATTGAGGATACCCAAGGTGTTGATAATCTCAGCGACCTGGCATGTCTGGTCGCAGCTCTTTTGGAAGAGCGGGATCTGCTGCAATATAACCCTGAATTTTATGAAAGCGACCTGGCTCTGAGAATTCATCAGTTACTCTCGAGTCAAAACTCCGGTTCTGGCAAAAACCACAATAAAGGCATTAAACAGCGCATTTTGACTCAGGCTAAGCAGTTGGCGCGGCAGTTAAATATAGGCTCACTGGCTCTTGTTGAGCATAAACTGCCACTTGATTATCTCGGTTTGTTAATTGCGTTTGCCTATCCTGAGCGCATTGCCGGTCGCCGTGCGCAAGGGCAGGGATATTTATGCGTTAATGGAAAAGGCGCGAAATTGCATCCTCAGGATAAATTTTCGAATCAGGCATTTATCGCGATTGCTAATCTACATGCTAAAGGCATGGAAATTCGTTTGAGTGCGCCAATATCGCTAATGCAATTGCAGTTACATTTTAAAGAGCACATTAATACTCGGGTAACACTTGAATTTGATGAACAACGACAAAAAATTACCGCTCAACGGCAGGTTTGTATTGAGCATTTAGTACTGGAGAGAGAAGATGCTCCAGACCTCATTAGTGCCGACACGCTTGTCGATATGTGGTGTGAATACATTCGCAAGAAAGGCCTGGCATTGTTAAATTTCAGTGATTCAGCCCTTGAGCTTTTAGCACGAAGTCGTTGGCTAACTCACCAGCCTTTGTTAAACGATTCGATTAAATTACCCGATTGGAGTGAAACAGCCCTTAGCGAAACGTTATCAGAATGGTTGGGCCCTTATCTCCATGATATTCGCAGTCTCAAAGGGCTAAAAGCTTTAAACCTCACCGATATTCTGTTTAATAGTCTTAGCTATGAACAGCAATCAGGGTTGCAGGAGTGGGCTCCGCAATATTATAGTAGTCCTACAGGTAATCGACGGCGTTTACACTATACCATTGACCAGCCCCCCAAAGTGTCATTACCCATGCAGGAAGTCTATGGACTCTGCGCATCTCCGACAGTCGCCAATGGTAAAATCGCTGTTACTCTGGAGTTATTATCTCCAGCGGGTCGACCAATACAAGTGACCCAGGACCTTGCCGGCTTTTGGCAAGGCAGTTATCGAGAAGTACAAAAAGAAATGAAGGGAAGATACCCTAAACATTTCTGGCCTGATGATCCGGCAAATGCCCCGGCAACCAATAAAACCAAAAAACGAATGCAAGATGAGCGCTAA
- the mrcB gene encoding penicillin-binding protein 1B, whose amino-acid sequence MSAKAKSKNKKPSKNQTRAKTHGQTFTRYLIITGLKLAFIGLVLITAYGLYLDGKVRHKFEGQRWQVPAQVYGAIPTFTQEQNVNFDNIELQLLQLKYSRVSRVDEPGEFTRKGPRLIIYRRQFDFGLGLEAPAKIEIEQKNGEVYRLTYNDHETYKVQLEPILLERIVSSQGEDRVFVPLEQIPQSMVETLLFVEDKDFYHHHGLSFTGIARAFWSNLRAGARVQGGSTLTQQLAKNMYLNREKTLWRKINEAIIAVILELRYSKDQILEAYVNEVYVGQHYGSGIYGMGLASNFYFGKPLSQLDEEQIALLVGIVKGPSYYDPWKYPERATERRDLVLRVMFENHLLDRETYQQGIESGLNIRPNRRFAQRTFPAYSQQVRRELKQFGASQSLQSGLRIFTGFDFVKQLNAERTVLNQLDLLEQKQGVDDLQTAMIVTNVKDASIAAIVGDRNVKYSGFNRALDAKRPIGSLIKPAVYLSALERFEQYNLATPLADEPITLQNDQGQTWQPKNYDGKFREKVTLIQGLSQSLNIPTVNLGMTLGLDSVADTLNALGYEETVPKNPSTLLGSISMSPLEVNQWYSTIANNGMYNQSRAITAIYTSGGKVIWEQPQYADQRLSLQGAYLIDYALKKVTKEGTAKRLSWQFPDLVLAGKTGTSNDLRDSWFVGFDQQTLVTTWIGRDDNKPMGLTGSSGALSLFSGFFKAQGGASRFDLLPEGIEMTDFEVATGNAVTSECMSMVRYPAVRDGLFHSDQCLQPKPEKKSWFQRWFGGSSDTAAGGS is encoded by the coding sequence ATGAGCGCTAAAGCAAAGTCAAAAAATAAAAAACCGAGCAAAAACCAAACTCGGGCGAAAACCCACGGACAGACATTTACCCGTTACTTAATCATAACCGGGCTTAAACTGGCATTTATCGGTTTGGTGTTGATTACCGCATATGGCCTTTATCTTGATGGTAAAGTGCGTCATAAATTTGAGGGGCAACGCTGGCAGGTACCGGCTCAGGTTTATGGAGCGATACCAACTTTTACTCAGGAACAGAACGTAAATTTTGACAATATTGAATTGCAGCTACTGCAACTCAAATATTCCCGGGTTTCACGCGTAGACGAACCTGGTGAGTTTACCCGCAAAGGTCCTCGCCTGATTATTTATCGCCGTCAGTTTGATTTTGGCCTTGGCTTAGAGGCTCCGGCGAAGATTGAAATCGAACAGAAAAACGGTGAAGTTTACCGCCTTACTTACAATGATCATGAAACCTATAAAGTTCAGTTAGAACCGATTCTGCTGGAACGAATCGTCTCATCTCAGGGAGAAGACCGTGTCTTTGTTCCTCTCGAACAAATTCCACAATCCATGGTAGAAACATTATTGTTTGTCGAAGACAAAGACTTTTATCATCACCATGGTTTGTCCTTTACCGGTATTGCTCGTGCCTTTTGGAGTAATTTGAGAGCCGGGGCGAGAGTCCAGGGAGGAAGTACCCTGACGCAACAGCTCGCCAAAAACATGTATTTGAACCGGGAAAAAACCCTGTGGCGGAAGATTAATGAAGCCATTATCGCAGTCATTCTTGAGCTTCGCTATTCCAAAGATCAGATACTGGAAGCCTACGTTAATGAAGTCTATGTCGGGCAGCACTACGGTAGTGGTATTTATGGCATGGGGCTGGCGTCTAATTTCTATTTTGGCAAACCGCTATCACAGCTCGATGAAGAACAAATCGCCTTATTGGTTGGTATCGTTAAGGGGCCTTCCTATTACGATCCCTGGAAATATCCGGAGCGGGCAACTGAGCGTCGCGACCTAGTACTTCGGGTGATGTTTGAAAACCACTTGTTGGACCGTGAAACCTATCAGCAGGGTATCGAGTCAGGCTTAAATATTCGCCCGAACAGACGATTTGCACAACGTACTTTCCCGGCTTACAGCCAGCAGGTACGTCGAGAATTAAAGCAATTTGGTGCCAGCCAATCGCTGCAATCTGGTCTTCGAATCTTTACCGGGTTTGATTTCGTGAAGCAGCTAAATGCCGAGCGCACGGTTTTGAATCAGCTGGACTTATTGGAGCAGAAACAAGGCGTTGATGATCTGCAAACAGCGATGATTGTTACCAATGTCAAAGACGCATCAATTGCCGCTATCGTTGGCGATCGTAACGTTAAGTATTCGGGTTTTAATCGCGCTCTGGATGCCAAACGTCCTATTGGTTCTTTAATTAAGCCTGCGGTTTATCTGTCGGCATTGGAGCGTTTTGAACAATACAACCTGGCCACGCCGTTAGCGGATGAACCTATTACCCTGCAAAATGATCAAGGGCAAACCTGGCAGCCGAAAAACTACGATGGCAAATTCCGGGAAAAAGTGACCTTGATCCAGGGGTTGAGCCAATCGTTAAATATTCCAACGGTTAACCTGGGAATGACACTCGGACTCGATAGCGTTGCGGATACCTTAAATGCCCTTGGCTATGAAGAGACGGTACCAAAGAACCCAAGTACCTTGTTAGGCTCCATTAGTATGTCGCCATTAGAAGTAAATCAATGGTATTCGACCATTGCTAACAACGGCATGTATAACCAGTCTCGGGCGATTACTGCAATTTATACCAGTGGCGGTAAGGTGATTTGGGAACAACCCCAATATGCCGATCAGCGCTTATCACTGCAAGGCGCTTACTTAATCGATTACGCATTGAAAAAAGTAACCAAAGAGGGAACCGCGAAGCGTCTTAGCTGGCAGTTTCCTGACCTTGTGCTGGCAGGCAAAACCGGAACCAGTAACGACCTTCGTGATTCCTGGTTTGTAGGATTCGATCAACAGACTTTGGTAACCACCTGGATAGGCAGAGACGATAATAAGCCCATGGGATTAACTGGCAGTAGCGGTGCTCTGTCTTTGTTTTCTGGCTTCTTTAAGGCTCAGGGTGGCGCCAGTCGTTTTGACCTGCTGCCCGAAGGTATCGAGATGACCGACTTTGAAGTGGCAACGGGGAATGCGGTAACCAGTGAGTGTATGTCGATGGTTCGCTATCCTGCGGTCCGGGATGGATTGTTCCACTCTGATCAATGTTTGCAACCCAAGCCAGAAAAAAAATCCTGGTTTCAACGCTGGTTTGGTGGCTCATCGGATACCGCTGCCGGAGGTAGCTAA
- a CDS encoding glycosyltransferase family 2 protein, protein MKISVIIPFYRRQHCFHNSLASVLAQTYPVHEIIVVDDNSQGDASEYLSQFSQHVKLISLGQNVGAAQARNIGVSAASGDFVAFLDSDDTWHPQKLANQVIFLQSHPDIKVSHTGCRNVYANGKVNTFNDKPAILQFKDQLLENQFKIQSAMIDRDYFLSLGGFTQHMRNCQDYELAMRIITRGDKIAFLTKPLTDIHQGHEDKLTNRSWAVFKGQMKVTWIYRRHYIETLGFFGALACVSKRFERLGYAKGGARGYVLRKLAQFSLLVLPSDKLQATKGT, encoded by the coding sequence ATGAAAATAAGCGTTATTATCCCCTTTTATCGTCGTCAGCATTGTTTCCATAACTCCCTGGCATCTGTACTGGCGCAAACTTATCCTGTCCACGAAATCATTGTCGTCGATGATAATTCTCAAGGTGATGCAAGCGAATACCTTTCGCAATTCTCGCAACACGTCAAGCTCATCAGTCTCGGGCAAAATGTCGGTGCCGCTCAGGCCCGCAATATCGGTGTGTCCGCCGCGTCTGGAGACTTTGTCGCTTTTTTGGATAGCGATGATACCTGGCACCCACAAAAACTTGCCAATCAGGTGATATTTTTGCAATCCCATCCTGATATCAAGGTGTCGCATACAGGTTGTCGCAACGTCTATGCCAATGGCAAGGTGAATACCTTTAATGATAAACCGGCGATATTGCAATTTAAGGATCAGTTACTGGAGAACCAGTTTAAAATTCAAAGCGCAATGATCGATAGAGATTACTTTCTCAGTCTTGGGGGCTTTACTCAACATATGCGCAATTGTCAGGATTATGAACTGGCAATGCGGATCATTACCCGCGGCGATAAAATCGCATTCTTAACTAAACCGCTCACCGATATTCATCAGGGACATGAAGATAAGCTGACAAATCGTAGCTGGGCAGTTTTTAAAGGACAGATGAAAGTTACCTGGATATATCGCAGGCACTATATCGAAACTTTAGGGTTTTTTGGTGCTCTTGCCTGTGTCAGTAAACGATTTGAGCGATTGGGCTACGCCAAAGGGGGGGCCAGAGGATACGTATTAAGAAAACTGGCACAATTCAGCCTCCTGGTGTTACCAAGCGATAAGCTTCAGGCAACGAAAGGCACTTAG
- a CDS encoding 2-hydroxyacid dehydrogenase has translation MYKVAVFSSKKYDQQFLEQFNQGGQLDLHFFESRLSRQTVELAQGFQAVCVFVNDVVDHHVLEQLHTFGVNVVALRCAGFNNLDLKAARQFNIKICRVPEYSPEAVAEHTVGILLTLSRKFHKAYWRVRENNFALDGLMGFNLHGKTIGVIGTGKIGLATIKILLGFGCQVHCYDPYPNPDLQTLGAKYVTLDDLFSQSDIISLHCPLTPDTKHIIDSEALAKMKTGVVIINTSRGGLVDSNAIIGGLKSRKIGFLGLDVYELESELFFEDLSDDIVQDDIFTRLLTFPNVFITGHQGFFTEEALITIAQTTLDNIETLLSGKDCDNLIA, from the coding sequence ATGTACAAAGTCGCAGTATTCTCCAGTAAAAAATACGATCAACAATTTCTCGAACAGTTTAATCAGGGCGGGCAATTGGACCTGCATTTTTTTGAATCCCGCCTTAGTCGCCAAACGGTTGAGCTAGCCCAGGGTTTTCAGGCGGTTTGTGTATTCGTCAACGATGTAGTTGATCATCATGTTCTCGAGCAACTGCACACATTCGGAGTTAATGTAGTGGCACTGCGCTGCGCCGGGTTTAATAATCTCGATTTAAAAGCCGCTCGTCAGTTCAACATCAAGATTTGCCGGGTTCCCGAATACTCTCCAGAGGCAGTGGCAGAACACACGGTTGGCATCCTGCTGACATTAAGCCGAAAATTTCATAAGGCTTACTGGCGAGTCAGAGAAAACAATTTTGCCCTTGATGGTCTGATGGGTTTTAACCTTCATGGGAAAACCATTGGCGTTATCGGTACCGGAAAAATTGGCCTGGCTACCATTAAGATCTTGCTTGGTTTTGGTTGTCAGGTTCATTGCTACGACCCTTATCCAAATCCGGATTTACAAACCCTTGGCGCTAAGTACGTCACCCTCGACGACTTATTCAGTCAATCGGACATAATTAGTCTGCATTGCCCCCTGACTCCTGATACCAAGCACATAATCGACAGTGAAGCCTTAGCAAAAATGAAGACCGGCGTGGTGATAATCAATACGTCGAGAGGTGGCCTGGTAGATAGCAACGCCATCATTGGCGGGTTGAAATCGAGAAAAATTGGATTTCTTGGACTCGATGTTTATGAGCTGGAAAGTGAACTGTTTTTTGAAGATTTATCCGATGATATTGTGCAGGACGATATTTTTACCCGATTACTCACCTTCCCCAATGTGTTTATTACCGGGCATCAGGGATTTTTTACTGAAGAAGCGCTGATCACCATAGCCCAGACCACCCTGGATAATATTGAAACCCTGTTATCGGGGAAAGACTGCGATAACTTAATTGCCTGA
- a CDS encoding glycosyltransferase family 2 protein: protein MTINVSVIIPFYQRQSVFDQTMQSVLGQSMPPREIIIVNDGSGGDSSEFLEQYENVATIIDLPENHGVSEARNIGVNLAKGEYIAFIDSDDIWHPEKLELQYNYMEKHPDVDLLHTGCCIFGENRPDAEYNDKPSQLTVADLVHSAQVMFQSVMMKTHVFRQTGGFDPRFRQTEDWELSMRLAKEGYSQHFLNKTLVKIRRGEQDHLSQNWRGYLSGHWGVMVKFKSLFRRHLGFHGYYQRLFNYLDAAGYKQNRWLGKGVIVLARSLKAVNRLSLIFASKPPIEEREKDYET from the coding sequence GTGACTATAAATGTCAGCGTAATTATCCCGTTTTATCAGCGACAATCGGTGTTCGATCAGACCATGCAGTCCGTGCTTGGCCAGTCAATGCCGCCACGGGAAATCATCATTGTTAATGATGGTTCGGGAGGCGACTCATCAGAATTTCTGGAGCAATACGAAAACGTAGCAACCATCATTGATTTACCGGAAAACCATGGGGTTTCCGAAGCCCGCAATATTGGTGTAAATTTGGCAAAAGGCGAATATATCGCGTTTATTGATAGCGATGATATCTGGCATCCTGAAAAGCTGGAGTTGCAATATAACTACATGGAAAAACATCCCGATGTCGACCTGCTTCATACCGGCTGTTGTATTTTCGGTGAGAACAGGCCCGATGCAGAATATAACGACAAGCCAAGCCAATTAACGGTGGCGGATTTAGTGCACTCGGCTCAGGTTATGTTCCAAAGTGTGATGATGAAAACCCATGTTTTCAGGCAAACCGGAGGCTTTGATCCAAGGTTTCGACAAACCGAGGACTGGGAGTTGTCCATGCGCTTAGCCAAGGAAGGATATAGTCAGCACTTTTTAAATAAAACCTTGGTAAAAATCCGACGCGGTGAGCAGGATCATCTTTCACAAAACTGGCGTGGTTATCTCAGTGGGCACTGGGGCGTAATGGTAAAGTTTAAATCGCTATTTCGTCGCCATCTGGGTTTTCATGGGTATTATCAACGTCTGTTCAACTACTTGGACGCGGCGGGCTACAAGCAAAATCGTTGGCTTGGAAAAGGGGTCATTGTGTTGGCAAGATCTCTAAAAGCCGTTAATCGGCTGTCGCTAATCTTCGCCAGTAAACCACCAATAGAAGAGAGAGAAAAAGACTACGAAACCTGA
- the hemL gene encoding glutamate-1-semialdehyde 2,1-aminomutase produces MSHSEQLFEQAQETIPGGVNSPVRAFKSVGGTPCFIKHADGPYIYDADDNKYIDYVGSWGPMILGHNHPKIREAVISTAQNGLSFGAPTELEITMAEKVRELVPSMEKLRMVSSGTEATMSAIRLARGYTGRDKILKFEGCYHGHADSLLVKAGSGALTLGVPNSPGIPEDFAKHTLTVTFNDLDSVKEIFTEYGDEIACIIVEPVAGNMNCIPPQPGFLEGLRSICDEYKSVLILDEVMTGFRVSLGGAQEYYNIKPDLTTLGKVIGGGMPVGAFGGKAEIMDYIAPVGPVYQAGTLSGNPIAMAAGLTALNLLSEKDHHTQLAANTKRLAEGLKQAADEVGIPMAINYVGAMFGFFFTEQEKVTSFAQATACDGDRFNRFFHLMLEEGVYLAPSAFEAGFLSTAHSDEDIDATIAAAKRCLEKL; encoded by the coding sequence ATGTCTCATTCTGAACAATTATTTGAGCAAGCTCAGGAAACCATTCCAGGTGGAGTGAACTCTCCGGTTCGTGCTTTCAAAAGCGTTGGCGGTACACCTTGTTTTATTAAGCATGCCGATGGTCCATATATTTATGATGCCGACGATAACAAATACATTGATTATGTCGGTTCCTGGGGACCGATGATCCTTGGTCACAACCACCCGAAGATTCGTGAAGCGGTGATCAGCACCGCGCAAAATGGCTTGAGCTTCGGGGCACCAACCGAATTAGAAATCACCATGGCGGAAAAAGTGCGTGAGTTAGTACCATCAATGGAAAAACTGCGCATGGTTAGCTCAGGTACAGAAGCGACCATGAGTGCTATCCGCTTAGCCCGTGGTTACACCGGTCGCGATAAAATCTTAAAGTTTGAAGGTTGCTACCACGGCCATGCCGACTCGCTTCTAGTTAAAGCGGGGTCTGGAGCCTTAACACTTGGTGTTCCAAATTCTCCGGGCATCCCAGAGGATTTTGCCAAACATACCTTAACGGTAACCTTCAACGATTTGGATTCAGTGAAAGAAATCTTTACCGAATATGGCGATGAAATTGCCTGTATCATTGTTGAACCAGTAGCTGGCAACATGAACTGTATTCCACCACAACCTGGCTTCCTTGAAGGCCTGCGTTCGATTTGTGATGAGTACAAATCGGTACTGATCCTTGACGAAGTCATGACAGGTTTTCGCGTATCGTTAGGTGGTGCGCAAGAGTATTACAACATCAAGCCAGATTTAACCACACTTGGTAAAGTTATTGGTGGCGGTATGCCGGTTGGCGCTTTTGGCGGTAAGGCTGAGATTATGGATTACATCGCGCCAGTAGGCCCGGTATACCAGGCAGGCACCTTATCAGGTAACCCAATCGCTATGGCGGCAGGTTTAACGGCGCTTAATCTTTTAAGTGAGAAAGACCATCACACCCAATTAGCGGCGAATACCAAACGCCTTGCGGAAGGCTTGAAGCAAGCTGCAGATGAAGTTGGTATTCCGATGGCGATTAACTACGTCGGTGCCATGTTTGGTTTCTTCTTTACCGAACAGGAAAAAGTGACTTCTTTTGCTCAAGCTACAGCTTGCGACGGTGACCGTTTCAATCGCTTCTTCCACTTAATGTTGGAAGAAGGTGTATACCTGGCACCAAGTGCTTTTGAAGCTGGCTTCCTGTCCACCGCTCATTCCGACGAAGATATTGATGCAACGATAGCTGCGGCTAAACGCTGTTTAGAAAAGCTGTAA
- a CDS encoding aspartate carbamoyltransferase: MMQFQGSHILSVAQFDRESVCRILDVAKLMIPYASRQKRCHVLEGAILNNLFFEPSTRTRVSFGTAFQLLGGFVHETVGQESSSLSKGESLFDTARVISGYADVIAMRHPDMYSVGEFAEGSTVPVINGGDGANEHPTQALLDLFTIEAEMTRYGKGIDDLNIVLMGDLKHGRTVHSLSKLLSLYKNLNVTLLSPEALQMPSSVVDVLENAGHKITITDSMAGNLESDVVYQTRIQQERFASKEEADQYRGHFSLNKRVYEQYCKDHTVIMHPLPRDSRPEANELDVDLNDHNNLAIFRQAQNGVLVRMALFALTLGVDEILHKHEKPVTWFSNKQISE, encoded by the coding sequence ATGATGCAATTTCAAGGTAGCCACATTCTGTCCGTGGCTCAGTTCGATCGAGAGTCCGTGTGCCGCATTCTCGACGTTGCCAAATTAATGATCCCCTACGCCAGCAGGCAAAAACGCTGTCATGTTTTAGAAGGCGCAATCTTAAACAATCTGTTTTTCGAACCTTCAACCCGTACCCGGGTTTCATTTGGTACTGCCTTTCAGTTGCTTGGCGGATTCGTTCATGAAACCGTCGGCCAGGAAAGCTCGAGCCTATCCAAAGGCGAAAGCCTGTTCGATACCGCAAGAGTGATTTCCGGATATGCTGACGTTATTGCCATGCGCCACCCAGACATGTATTCAGTCGGCGAATTTGCCGAAGGCTCTACAGTGCCGGTAATTAATGGCGGTGACGGTGCCAATGAACACCCTACCCAGGCACTACTCGACCTATTCACCATCGAAGCTGAGATGACTCGTTACGGAAAGGGTATTGATGACTTGAATATCGTTTTGATGGGTGATCTGAAACATGGTCGTACCGTACACTCCCTGTCTAAACTATTAAGTCTTTATAAGAATCTCAACGTCACTTTGCTCTCACCAGAAGCCTTGCAAATGCCATCATCGGTTGTCGATGTGCTAGAAAATGCCGGGCACAAAATAACCATCACCGATAGCATGGCCGGTAATCTGGAAAGTGATGTGGTATATCAGACGCGAATTCAGCAGGAACGCTTCGCCAGCAAGGAAGAAGCTGACCAGTATCGCGGTCATTTTAGTCTGAACAAACGTGTGTACGAGCAGTACTGTAAAGACCATACGGTTATCATGCATCCGCTGCCACGGGATTCCCGTCCAGAAGCAAATGAACTGGACGTTGATTTAAATGATCACAACAATCTCGCCATATTCCGCCAGGCACAAAACGGTGTATTGGTTCGCATGGCGTTGTTTGCCCTGACCCTTGGGGTTGACGAAATTCTTCACAAACACGAAAAACCGGTGACCTGGTTTTCCAACAAACAAATAAGTGAGTAA
- a CDS encoding CopD family protein, translating to MSWYLTIKALHIIFMVAWFAGIFYLPRIFVYHAESDSSEVRAQLAIMAKRLLYFITPFAILTLMFGIALIAMQGMDWFRLSIWLHIKMLLVLILYVYHGYCFVLLKRFQNDNNQRTGLYYRIFNEVPVLFLFAIILLAVIKPFYG from the coding sequence GTGAGTTGGTATCTTACCATCAAAGCCCTACATATCATTTTTATGGTTGCCTGGTTTGCAGGCATTTTTTATTTACCGCGAATTTTCGTGTATCACGCAGAAAGCGATAGCAGCGAGGTGCGCGCCCAGCTGGCAATTATGGCGAAACGCCTGTTGTACTTTATTACTCCCTTTGCCATTCTGACCTTAATGTTTGGTATCGCTCTTATCGCCATGCAGGGCATGGATTGGTTTCGATTGTCTATCTGGCTGCACATTAAAATGTTGCTGGTACTTATCCTTTACGTATACCACGGTTACTGTTTTGTGTTGCTGAAGCGTTTTCAAAACGACAACAACCAGCGCACCGGATTGTATTACCGGATATTTAATGAAGTTCCGGTGTTGTTTTTGTTCGCAATCATACTGTTAGCGGTTATCAAACCTTTTTATGGTTAG